The following proteins come from a genomic window of Myroides odoratus DSM 2801:
- a CDS encoding S9 family peptidase: MKILKTSLFSLFLITSMFAQENVTYQKPSQEILQLAEFERAPSIFMDSNMEYMLLSYRSTYKTLDDLNVEEMRLGGLRIDVNTNISSTLTYINNLKVRKVKGQTEIQVKGLPANPRISNLTISPDQTKIAFTHTTATGVELWVADFKTAEAKKLTEANLNANLGNPITWLKDNQQVLVSVIPANRPALVDTKKNLPTGPIVSVSEEGVVSQNRTYQDLLKNKTDEANFETLVTSELYLVDVNGTKKLFKEAAMYASEAISPDGNYLMLTTLEKPFSYLVPLNRFPMKTTIYKMDGTLVKEVNDVPLNEIMPKGFMAVREGKRSMQWRGDQPATLSYVEALDGGDPAKEIEYRDEVFTWEAPFTAAPKSIVKLSQRYAGITWGNDQVALVADQWYDTRNIRQYIINPSTFNTNPVKIEDRNSQDVYSDPGTFETKRNEFGRYTLAIENNKMYLIGEGYTPKGQFPFIDEFDLATLKTKRLYQSTYTTKKESIQSIEDIKKGLVLVSIQSATEYPNYYFRNIKKKNDIKPITTFKNPFESLNGVYKEVITYKREDGLELSGTLYLPANYDRKNKTEKLPLLIWAYPTEYKDKNSAGQVTSNSSEFTFPYYGSFVYWVTKGYAVLDDAAFPIVGEGTEEPNDTYIEQLVANGKAAIDAVDALGYIDRSKVGVGGHSYGAFMTANLLTHSDLFAVGIARSGAYNRTLTPFGFQTEQRNYWEVPQVYNTMSPFMNADKMKTPMLLVHGEADNNPGTFTLQTERYFQALKGLGAPVRMVILPKESHSYVAKENILHLLWEQDQFLEKYLK, from the coding sequence ATGAAGATTTTAAAAACTTCTTTATTCTCTCTTTTTTTAATTACATCTATGTTTGCACAAGAAAATGTAACCTACCAAAAGCCTTCGCAAGAAATTTTGCAACTAGCAGAATTTGAACGCGCTCCTTCTATCTTTATGGATAGCAACATGGAGTATATGCTTTTAAGTTACCGCAGCACGTACAAAACATTAGATGATTTAAATGTTGAAGAGATGCGATTAGGTGGTTTACGAATCGATGTAAACACAAACATTTCAAGTACCCTTACGTACATTAACAACCTAAAAGTTAGAAAAGTAAAAGGTCAAACCGAAATTCAGGTGAAAGGATTACCTGCAAACCCTAGAATTTCAAATCTTACTATTTCGCCTGATCAAACGAAAATAGCTTTTACTCATACCACTGCTACGGGTGTTGAACTTTGGGTTGCGGATTTCAAAACGGCAGAAGCTAAAAAACTCACCGAAGCAAATCTAAATGCCAATTTAGGAAATCCTATTACTTGGTTAAAAGACAACCAACAAGTTTTGGTTAGTGTAATACCAGCAAATAGACCTGCTTTAGTAGACACCAAAAAGAATTTACCAACAGGTCCGATTGTTTCGGTTAGTGAAGAAGGGGTTGTTTCTCAAAACAGAACCTATCAAGATCTTTTAAAGAACAAAACGGATGAAGCTAATTTTGAAACGTTAGTTACTTCTGAATTATATCTAGTTGATGTAAATGGAACTAAAAAACTATTCAAAGAGGCAGCGATGTACGCCAGTGAGGCTATTTCTCCTGATGGGAATTACCTAATGCTAACTACATTAGAAAAGCCTTTTTCTTACCTTGTTCCACTGAATCGTTTTCCGATGAAGACAACGATATACAAAATGGATGGAACCTTGGTTAAGGAAGTAAATGATGTACCGCTAAACGAAATCATGCCAAAAGGATTTATGGCCGTAAGAGAAGGAAAGCGAAGCATGCAATGGCGTGGTGATCAACCAGCTACTTTATCGTATGTAGAGGCTTTAGATGGTGGTGATCCGGCAAAAGAAATCGAATACAGAGATGAAGTATTCACTTGGGAAGCTCCGTTTACAGCAGCACCAAAATCTATCGTGAAATTATCACAGCGCTATGCGGGAATTACTTGGGGGAATGACCAAGTGGCTCTTGTAGCAGATCAATGGTATGACACACGTAACATCAGACAATACATCATTAATCCTTCTACTTTCAATACAAATCCTGTAAAAATTGAAGATCGAAACTCACAAGATGTTTACAGTGATCCAGGAACATTTGAAACAAAAAGAAACGAATTTGGTCGCTATACCTTGGCGATTGAAAACAATAAAATGTACTTGATTGGAGAAGGTTATACACCAAAAGGTCAATTCCCTTTTATCGACGAATTTGATTTAGCAACGCTAAAAACAAAACGTTTATATCAATCTACGTATACAACGAAAAAAGAAAGTATTCAATCTATTGAAGATATCAAAAAAGGATTGGTACTTGTTTCAATTCAATCTGCAACAGAGTATCCGAATTACTACTTTAGAAATATCAAGAAGAAAAATGATATTAAACCTATTACCACATTCAAAAATCCTTTTGAGAGTTTAAATGGGGTTTACAAAGAAGTAATTACCTACAAAAGAGAAGATGGTTTAGAACTATCCGGTACTTTGTATTTACCTGCGAATTACGACAGAAAGAACAAAACCGAGAAATTACCTTTATTAATTTGGGCTTATCCAACGGAATATAAAGACAAAAATAGTGCTGGACAGGTAACGTCTAATTCAAGCGAATTTACGTTTCCATACTATGGATCATTTGTATATTGGGTAACGAAAGGGTATGCGGTATTGGATGATGCAGCTTTCCCAATTGTAGGAGAAGGAACAGAGGAACCTAATGACACGTATATTGAGCAATTAGTTGCCAATGGTAAAGCAGCTATTGATGCTGTTGATGCTTTAGGTTATATTGATCGTTCAAAAGTGGGAGTTGGAGGACACTCGTATGGGGCGTTTATGACGGCTAACTTATTGACACATTCTGATTTATTTGCTGTTGGAATTGCAAGAAGTGGGGCGTACAACAGAACGTTAACTCCTTTTGGATTCCAAACAGAACAACGCAACTATTGGGAAGTACCGCAAGTATACAATACCATGTCTCCTTTCATGAATGCAGATAAAATGAAAACACCTATGTTGTTAGTACACGGAGAAGCTGATAACAACCCTGGGACATTTACCCTGCAAACAGAACGCTATTTCCAAGCATTAAAAGGATTAGGAGCACCTGTACGTATGGTAATTCTACCGAAAGAAAGCCACAGTTATGTTGCCAAAGAAAACATTTTACATTTATTATGGGAACAAGATCAGTTCTTAGAAAAATATCTTAAATAA
- the murA gene encoding UDP-N-acetylglucosamine 1-carboxyvinyltransferase gives MSTFRIEGGHQLKGEVHAQGAKNEALQVLCAVLLTNEKVVISNIPDIIDVNKLIELLESLGVKIERLAPNKMSFQADNLNLDYLTSDDFKAGGKALRGSIMMVGPLLGRFGKGYIPKPGGDKIGRRRLDTHFEGFIKLGATFRYNREEHFYGVEAEQLVGADMLLEEASVTGTANIVMAAVLAKGTTTIYNAACEPYLQQLCKMLNSMGAKISGVGSNFLTIEGVETLTGCDHRILPDMIEIGSWIGLAAMTKSELTIKNVGWEHLGVIPNTFKRLGIQLEKRGDDIYIPAHTQGYEIQSFIDGSILTIADAPWPGLTPDLLSVILVVATQARGEVLIHQKMFESRLFFVDKLIDMGAKIILCDPHRAVVIGHDFKSQLKATRMSSPDIRAGISLLIAALSAQGTSVIQNIDQIDRGYERIDERLRALGAKIDRVDE, from the coding sequence ATGAGTACATTTAGAATTGAAGGAGGTCACCAATTAAAAGGTGAGGTACATGCACAAGGCGCTAAAAATGAAGCATTACAAGTACTTTGTGCGGTGTTGTTAACAAATGAAAAAGTAGTAATTTCCAATATTCCAGATATTATTGATGTCAATAAATTAATTGAATTATTGGAATCTTTAGGAGTGAAAATCGAACGATTAGCTCCGAATAAAATGTCTTTTCAAGCGGATAATCTAAATCTAGATTATTTAACTTCGGATGACTTTAAAGCAGGCGGAAAGGCTTTGCGAGGATCGATCATGATGGTAGGCCCACTTTTAGGGCGCTTTGGAAAAGGGTATATCCCAAAACCAGGAGGAGATAAAATTGGAAGACGTCGTTTGGATACGCATTTTGAAGGATTTATCAAGCTAGGTGCGACATTTAGATATAATAGAGAAGAGCATTTCTACGGTGTAGAAGCAGAGCAGTTAGTGGGAGCGGATATGCTATTGGAAGAAGCTTCTGTTACAGGAACAGCTAATATCGTAATGGCAGCTGTTTTAGCTAAAGGAACAACAACAATTTACAATGCCGCTTGTGAGCCTTACTTGCAACAGCTTTGTAAAATGCTGAATAGCATGGGAGCGAAAATTTCAGGTGTTGGATCTAATTTCTTGACTATTGAAGGGGTGGAAACACTAACAGGATGCGATCATCGTATCTTACCGGATATGATTGAAATTGGTTCTTGGATCGGATTAGCTGCCATGACTAAAAGTGAATTAACCATTAAAAATGTAGGATGGGAGCATTTAGGTGTTATTCCAAATACATTCAAGAGATTGGGAATTCAGTTAGAAAAAAGAGGAGACGATATCTATATTCCTGCTCATACGCAAGGATACGAAATACAAAGTTTTATTGATGGTTCTATCTTAACTATTGCAGATGCACCATGGCCAGGACTAACACCCGATTTATTGAGTGTGATTTTGGTTGTTGCAACACAAGCAAGAGGAGAGGTGTTAATTCATCAAAAGATGTTTGAAAGCCGTTTGTTCTTTGTGGATAAATTAATCGATATGGGAGCGAAAATTATCCTATGTGATCCACACCGAGCAGTTGTTATTGGACATGATTTTAAATCACAATTGAAAGCAACACGCATGTCTTCACCAGATATTCGCGCGGGAATTTCGTTGTTAATTGCAGCTTTATCTGCACAAGGAACAAGTGTGATTCAAAATATCGATCAAATTGATCGCGGGTACGAAAGAATAGACGAGCGTTTACGTGCATTAGGTGCGAAAATTGACCGCGTTGATGAGTAA
- a CDS encoding DUF4290 domain-containing protein — MKFNSAEAVTHLGYNTATNKLVIPDYGRHLQIMIEQIAVMEDKEERNKAANYAIRVMGDMNPHLRDVPDFQHKLWDQLFMISDFKLDVDCPFPIATRETVYAKPEILPYPKKQLSYRYYGNNIKSMIEEALKFEEGEMRDALIIVIANHMKKSYLSWNKDNVKDEVIFEHLSELSGGKINLSKQEEELSTTANLIQVNRKQSNKSNYSNNNSPSNTNNQKGNNNKKYSKHNYQAKGKKQ; from the coding sequence ATGAAATTTAACTCCGCAGAAGCAGTAACACACTTGGGCTATAATACAGCCACCAATAAATTAGTAATTCCCGATTATGGTCGTCATCTTCAAATAATGATTGAGCAAATTGCCGTGATGGAAGATAAAGAAGAGCGTAATAAGGCGGCAAATTATGCCATTCGCGTGATGGGGGATATGAACCCGCATTTACGTGATGTTCCTGATTTTCAGCATAAATTATGGGATCAGCTTTTTATGATTTCTGACTTTAAGTTAGATGTTGATTGTCCATTTCCTATTGCGACGAGAGAAACGGTGTATGCAAAACCAGAAATTCTACCTTATCCAAAGAAACAATTGAGCTATCGCTATTATGGCAATAACATCAAAAGTATGATTGAGGAAGCGTTGAAATTCGAAGAAGGCGAAATGAGAGATGCACTGATTATTGTTATTGCGAATCACATGAAAAAAAGTTACTTAAGCTGGAACAAAGACAATGTGAAGGATGAAGTAATCTTTGAACATCTTAGTGAACTTTCAGGAGGAAAAATCAATCTATCTAAACAAGAAGAAGAGTTATCTACTACGGCTAACCTGATTCAGGTGAATCGTAAACAATCTAATAAAAGTAATTATTCGAACAACAACAGTCCGAGTAATACAAATAATCAAAAAGGGAATAACAACAAAAAGTATAGCAAGCACAATTATCAAGCAAAAGGTAAAAAGCAATGA
- a CDS encoding DUF493 family protein: MDTKTKEFYENLKEKLEFERTWPNEYLFKFIVPADESKIAQIERAFDEMNPVINFRNSSKGTFTSVSIKVHMTSAQAIVDKYIELSTIEGLLSL; this comes from the coding sequence ATGGATACTAAGACGAAAGAATTTTACGAAAACTTGAAAGAAAAGTTGGAGTTTGAGAGAACTTGGCCAAATGAATATTTATTTAAATTTATTGTTCCTGCGGACGAGAGTAAAATCGCTCAAATTGAACGTGCTTTTGACGAGATGAATCCCGTGATTAACTTCAGAAATTCTAGTAAAGGTACTTTTACCAGTGTATCGATAAAAGTGCATATGACTAGTGCACAAGCTATCGTTGATAAGTATATTGAACTATCAACTATTGAAGGGTTATTATCACTATAA
- a CDS encoding AAA family ATPase — MNTKLVLIIGGPGSGKTTIINELTDRGYICYPEISREVTKKAQEKGIDQLFLTEPLLFSQLLLEGRIDQHKNAVEEEAPIVFIDRGIPDVLAYMHYKGDAYPESFDLACKNHLYHQIFLLPPWENIYISDEQRYESFEQANLIHRYLVDTYKSYGYDLIEVPREPIIKRVEFILDRV, encoded by the coding sequence ATGAATACAAAACTCGTTTTAATAATCGGTGGCCCAGGATCTGGTAAGACAACTATTATCAATGAATTAACTGATAGAGGTTACATCTGCTATCCTGAAATATCAAGAGAAGTTACAAAGAAAGCACAAGAGAAAGGGATTGATCAACTTTTTTTAACGGAACCTTTGCTATTTAGTCAACTTTTACTAGAAGGTAGAATTGATCAACATAAAAATGCAGTCGAAGAAGAAGCTCCTATTGTCTTTATCGATCGTGGGATTCCTGATGTACTAGCATATATGCATTACAAAGGAGATGCCTATCCTGAAAGCTTTGATTTAGCTTGTAAAAATCACTTGTATCATCAAATTTTCCTATTACCGCCTTGGGAGAATATCTATATTAGTGATGAGCAACGTTATGAATCATTTGAACAAGCCAATTTAATTCACCGTTACTTGGTTGATACCTATAAAAGTTATGGTTATGATTTAATCGAAGTTCCCAGAGAACCAATCATTAAAAGAGTCGAATTTATCTTAGATCGAGTATAA